One genomic region from Glaciimonas sp. PAMC28666 encodes:
- a CDS encoding lysozyme inhibitor LprI family protein, which produces MHRLLIVLGCLMTFPAYAQAEDPCVTQRNMLEMNDCGQQQLDKADRSLNQAYQTLIKKFSEKDTPDSRNSVIKQYLVTAQRAWISFRENDCKAIYTYNEGGTIRNIAYLGCMTEHTEQRTKELKKEFVPGG; this is translated from the coding sequence ATGCATAGATTGTTAATAGTTTTAGGGTGCCTGATGACTTTCCCTGCTTACGCTCAGGCTGAAGATCCTTGTGTCACCCAGCGTAATATGCTCGAGATGAACGATTGCGGTCAGCAACAGCTTGATAAAGCTGATCGTTCTCTTAATCAGGCTTATCAAACGCTGATAAAAAAATTCTCTGAAAAAGATACGCCTGATTCGCGAAATTCGGTCATCAAGCAGTATCTGGTCACAGCACAACGCGCTTGGATAAGCTTCCGAGAAAATGATTGTAAAGCCATTTATACCTACAATGAGGGCGGTACGATTCGAAATATTGCCTATCTTGGTTGTATGACGGAGCATACCGAGCAGCGGACCAAAGAGTTAAAAAAGGAATTTGTTCCAGGTGGTTAA
- a CDS encoding formyltransferase produces MKAVVFAYHNVGVRCLKVLLARGIDVALVVSHEDNPQETIWFDSVAAVCEEHSIPVVTPADPASPELFAQMSALQPDFIFSFYYRHMLPVKLLALAKHGAFNMHGSLLPKYRGRVPINWAVLHGETETGATLHQMTLKPDAGTIVAQTSVPILPDDTAHDVFSKVVVAAEQTLWNALPAMLSGATPAIPNNLSQGSYFGGRKAADGEIDWQQTAQTVYNLHRAVAPPYPGAWTVSNGVTFIIENARLSEISMANLPIGLTVVDNCIFGVCGDGRALLIKSLSANGSLVTPQALQTML; encoded by the coding sequence ATGAAAGCGGTCGTCTTCGCCTACCATAACGTGGGCGTCCGCTGCTTGAAAGTGTTACTGGCCCGCGGCATTGATGTAGCCTTGGTCGTCAGCCACGAAGACAATCCTCAGGAAACGATCTGGTTCGACTCGGTTGCGGCTGTCTGCGAAGAACATAGCATCCCTGTCGTAACACCCGCAGACCCAGCCAGTCCGGAGTTGTTCGCACAAATGTCTGCGTTACAACCCGACTTTATTTTCAGTTTTTACTACCGCCATATGTTACCGGTGAAATTGCTAGCCCTGGCAAAACATGGGGCTTTCAATATGCACGGTTCATTGCTGCCCAAATATCGTGGTCGGGTCCCGATCAATTGGGCTGTCCTGCATGGTGAAACCGAAACCGGTGCGACATTGCATCAAATGACGTTGAAGCCTGATGCCGGCACTATCGTCGCACAAACATCCGTGCCTATATTGCCGGATGATACCGCGCACGACGTATTCAGCAAGGTCGTAGTTGCTGCCGAACAAACGCTTTGGAACGCCCTCCCCGCGATGCTATCCGGCGCCACGCCTGCGATACCGAACAATCTATCCCAAGGAAGTTATTTTGGCGGCAGGAAGGCAGCAGACGGCGAGATAGACTGGCAACAAACGGCGCAAACAGTGTACAACCTGCATCGCGCAGTCGCTCCGCCCTATCCTGGCGCGTGGACAGTCTCGAACGGTGTCACGTTCATAATAGAAAATGCACGTTTATCGGAAATTTCGATGGCAAATTTGCCTATAGGCCTGACCGTGGTGGATAATTGCATTTTTGGAGTGTGCGGGGACGGTCGTGCGCTATTGATCAAGAGCTTGTCGGCGAATGGAAGTTTAGTCACACCGCAGGCGCTACAAACAATGCTTTAG
- a CDS encoding glycosyltransferase family 39 protein gives MRELHKSKTFVWVLFLLFCIIWFYMLGARTLVPSDEGRYAEMAREMVATGDWITLRLNGIKYFEKPPLQTWMNALTFEVFGLGEWQARLWTGLCGLLGVVLVAFTGRKVFSERVGFFAALVLGSSFLWAGLGHINTLDMGLAGMMTLSLSGLLLAQRSDATALQQRNWMLICWAGMALAVLSKGLIGILLPGAVLVLYTVFSRDWAIWKRLHLLKGLIVFFVITTPWFVLITLKNPEFPQFFFIHEQFQRFTSKIHHRYGPPYYFLPILLLGIIPWLGVLFQSLWNGAHERNAASGFQPKKMLLIWTLFIFIFFSISDSKLPSYILPIFPSLALLIACHLDKASNKAINASALLLLIPGAIGVALAWKIPSLAKDAFSAPLMAAHVPWVFAASVVACIGSAAALLLSRRQKEWAIVALAASGFIGGQLLMYGHDAQGRYSAGVNLVPAIQAELTPDTPIYVVGKYEQSLPFYLRRTMIMVQHMDELEFGLTQEPQLWIPTIDAFAAKWTADHAAGKKDVAIIRPENYVELQKAGVPMRVIAQDPRRVVVTNAMLKPGEKSNPANIPKAMMMPPTPQPAASTPAAGAAPDTAPATALDSAVSASTSSQKE, from the coding sequence ATGCGTGAATTGCATAAATCCAAAACGTTTGTATGGGTGTTGTTTCTTCTTTTTTGTATCATCTGGTTCTACATGCTGGGCGCAAGAACGCTGGTTCCCAGCGACGAAGGCCGCTACGCTGAAATGGCGCGCGAAATGGTCGCAACCGGTGACTGGATTACTTTGCGCTTAAATGGCATTAAATATTTTGAGAAGCCGCCCCTGCAAACGTGGATGAACGCACTGACCTTCGAGGTGTTCGGTTTAGGTGAATGGCAGGCCCGGTTGTGGACAGGTTTGTGCGGGTTGCTGGGTGTTGTGCTAGTTGCCTTCACCGGTCGCAAAGTCTTTTCGGAGCGGGTCGGTTTTTTCGCTGCTTTGGTGCTGGGCTCCAGCTTTTTATGGGCCGGACTGGGGCACATCAATACGCTGGATATGGGTTTAGCCGGCATGATGACGCTTTCTCTTTCAGGCCTGTTACTGGCCCAACGAAGTGACGCAACCGCTTTGCAACAACGCAACTGGATGCTGATCTGCTGGGCGGGCATGGCGCTGGCAGTTTTATCAAAGGGACTTATTGGCATTCTCTTGCCGGGAGCAGTGCTGGTGCTTTATACCGTATTTTCTCGAGATTGGGCGATCTGGAAGCGCTTGCATCTGCTGAAAGGATTGATCGTATTTTTTGTTATTACCACGCCGTGGTTCGTGTTGATAACCCTCAAGAATCCGGAGTTTCCGCAATTTTTCTTCATTCATGAGCAATTCCAGCGGTTCACTAGCAAAATTCACCATCGTTATGGACCGCCGTATTACTTCTTGCCAATTTTGCTACTTGGCATCATTCCTTGGCTAGGGGTACTTTTTCAAAGTTTGTGGAATGGAGCGCACGAGCGAAATGCGGCCTCCGGCTTCCAGCCGAAAAAAATGTTATTGATTTGGACACTGTTCATTTTCATCTTCTTTAGCATTTCTGACTCGAAGTTACCATCCTACATCCTGCCCATTTTTCCGTCGTTGGCACTACTTATAGCTTGCCATCTGGATAAAGCCTCGAATAAGGCAATCAACGCGTCGGCGTTGCTATTGTTAATTCCGGGAGCGATTGGAGTCGCACTGGCCTGGAAAATACCGTCCTTGGCAAAAGATGCGTTTTCGGCGCCGCTAATGGCGGCCCATGTTCCATGGGTATTTGCTGCGTCGGTGGTTGCGTGTATCGGTTCTGCCGCTGCCTTGTTGCTCTCACGTCGCCAAAAAGAATGGGCGATTGTGGCGTTAGCGGCCAGTGGCTTCATCGGTGGCCAACTGCTGATGTACGGCCACGATGCGCAAGGTCGCTACTCCGCTGGCGTCAACCTGGTGCCTGCAATTCAGGCCGAATTAACGCCAGACACGCCGATTTACGTGGTGGGAAAATACGAACAATCATTGCCGTTTTATCTCCGTCGCACCATGATTATGGTGCAGCACATGGATGAACTGGAGTTCGGCTTAACGCAAGAGCCGCAGTTGTGGATCCCGACGATTGATGCTTTTGCCGCCAAATGGACCGCAGACCATGCAGCAGGAAAAAAGGACGTTGCCATTATCCGTCCCGAAAATTATGTTGAATTGCAAAAAGCAGGGGTTCCGATGCGTGTCATTGCGCAAGATCCGCGCCGTGTGGTTGTGACCAACGCGATGCTTAAACCCGGCGAAAAATCCAATCCAGCGAATATTCCCAAAGCGATGATGATGCCCCCTACGCCACAACCGGCTGCATCAACACCTGCTGCGGGGGCCGCTCCGGATACCGCTCCGGCTACCGCTCTGGATAGTGCCGTATCTGCTTCAACATCGTCGCAAAAGGAATAA
- a CDS encoding pyridoxal phosphate-dependent aminotransferase, with protein MRTIKKSKKLDDVCYDIRGPVLEKARQMEEEGHKIIKLNIGNLAVFGFEPPDEIVQDMIRNMGNAAGYTDSKGMFAPRKSVMHYTQQKNIQGVTIEDIYLGNGASELIVMSMNALLNTGDEVLVPSPDYPLWTAAVSLSGGIPRHYICDEKADWFPDIADIKSKINANTRAIVVINPNNPTGALYPDSLLQEIVNLAREHQLIIFADEIYDKVLYDGHTHTSLASLADDVLFITFNGLSKNYRSCGYRAGWMVVSGEKRHAKSYIEGLNMLASMRLCANAPGQFAIQTALGGYQSINDLVSPTGRLTRQRDMAYKLLTEIPGVTCVKPKAALYMFPRLDPQMYPIADDQDFAYQLLAEERVLVVQGTGFNCPTQDHFRVVFLPNIDDLGVSVGRIAHFLEGYRKRHGTA; from the coding sequence GTGCGGACGATTAAAAAATCAAAAAAACTTGACGACGTTTGCTACGACATCCGTGGGCCAGTGCTCGAAAAAGCGCGGCAAATGGAAGAAGAGGGCCACAAGATTATCAAGTTGAACATTGGCAATCTGGCCGTGTTCGGCTTTGAACCGCCCGACGAAATTGTCCAGGACATGATTCGGAACATGGGTAACGCCGCCGGTTATACCGATTCCAAAGGCATGTTCGCCCCGCGCAAGTCGGTAATGCATTATACCCAGCAGAAAAATATCCAAGGCGTGACTATTGAGGATATCTATCTTGGCAACGGTGCATCAGAACTAATTGTCATGAGCATGAACGCCTTGCTCAATACCGGTGATGAAGTTCTGGTGCCGTCGCCGGATTATCCGTTGTGGACCGCTGCCGTGAGTCTTTCTGGTGGTATTCCGCGTCATTACATTTGTGACGAAAAAGCCGACTGGTTCCCCGATATTGCCGACATCAAGAGCAAAATAAACGCCAACACGCGCGCGATTGTTGTGATTAACCCAAACAATCCGACCGGCGCCTTATACCCGGATTCGCTATTGCAAGAGATCGTTAATTTAGCGCGTGAGCACCAGTTAATTATCTTTGCGGATGAAATTTACGACAAAGTTTTGTACGACGGACACACGCACACTTCGCTCGCTTCCCTTGCCGATGATGTGCTGTTCATTACGTTTAACGGCTTGTCGAAGAATTATCGATCATGCGGTTATCGTGCTGGGTGGATGGTCGTGTCGGGTGAAAAAAGACATGCAAAAAGTTATATCGAAGGCTTGAACATGCTGGCATCGATGCGACTATGCGCCAATGCGCCGGGGCAATTTGCGATTCAAACTGCTTTAGGTGGTTATCAAAGTATTAATGACTTGGTCAGCCCGACCGGTCGCCTCACGCGTCAGCGCGATATGGCGTATAAATTATTAACCGAGATCCCTGGGGTGACGTGCGTTAAACCAAAAGCGGCGTTGTACATGTTCCCGCGCCTTGATCCGCAAATGTACCCGATTGCTGACGACCAGGATTTTGCTTATCAATTGTTGGCAGAGGAACGTGTTTTGGTGGTACAGGGAACCGGATTTAACTGTCCGACGCAAGACCATTTTCGCGTCGTGTTTTTGCCAAATATTGACGATCTCGGCGTCTCGGTCGGTCGGATTGCCCACTTTTTAGAAGGGTATCGCAAGCGTCACGGAACTGCCTGA
- a CDS encoding Mth938-like domain-containing protein has translation MKLHHTSTQQYQTVTAYDDDGVDINLVRFNHSLLVLPELPPVAWPVRSFDRLDPEHFAHISSTDPDVVILGTGKRQRFIHPTLTTVLTARRIGVECMDNQAACRTYNILMAEGRKVALALIFDTVDPTNTAKESAQDA, from the coding sequence ATGAAGCTTCATCACACCTCAACGCAACAATATCAAACCGTAACCGCATACGATGACGACGGCGTCGACATTAATTTAGTGCGCTTTAACCATAGTCTTTTGGTTTTGCCCGAGTTGCCGCCAGTCGCCTGGCCAGTTCGCAGCTTTGATCGACTCGACCCTGAACATTTTGCCCATATTAGCAGCACCGATCCCGACGTCGTGATCTTGGGTACCGGTAAACGGCAACGCTTTATTCATCCAACGTTGACCACAGTCCTTACCGCGCGACGGATCGGCGTCGAGTGCATGGATAACCAAGCGGCCTGCCGGACCTACAATATATTAATGGCCGAAGGCCGCAAGGTTGCGTTGGCCTTGATTTTCGATACGGTCGATCCGACCAATACTGCTAAGGAATCCGCTCAAGATGCGTGA
- a CDS encoding serine/threonine-protein kinase gives MAAQNNAPLPDGLKLAGYRIVKKIASGGFSIVYLAYDDDGTAVAIKEYLPSSLALRQWGELSPAIPAENLPIFRIGLKCFFEEGRALAQISHPNVVSVLNFFRANDTVYMVMAYESGRSLQEHILRRRNQGETPLVSEKFLRKMFHQVMNGLREVHTHKLLHLDIKPANIYLRADGTPILLDFGASRQTLRTDAPKLYPMYTPGFAPAELYEKNAELGPWTDIYSIGASMFACMTGTPPQPVDQRKLDDKMEEHFRKLEGVYSSRLIQVVRWSLTVDPLQRPQSVFSLQRALMTPDPKEEVSFMVKVSRKLRNLFYSRIQFRRALPVAVDTIQENTR, from the coding sequence ATGGCAGCACAAAACAATGCTCCACTGCCTGATGGGCTTAAGCTCGCTGGATACCGCATTGTAAAGAAGATTGCCTCGGGCGGGTTCAGTATTGTCTATCTGGCTTACGATGACGACGGTACTGCCGTCGCCATAAAGGAGTATTTACCGAGTTCGCTGGCGCTGCGTCAGTGGGGCGAGTTGTCGCCCGCCATACCTGCTGAAAATCTGCCGATTTTTCGCATCGGCCTTAAATGTTTTTTTGAAGAAGGGCGAGCGTTAGCCCAAATCTCCCATCCAAACGTGGTCAGTGTGCTAAATTTCTTCCGCGCTAATGACACGGTGTATATGGTCATGGCGTATGAGTCCGGACGTTCTTTGCAAGAACATATTTTGCGACGTCGGAATCAAGGCGAAACCCCGCTGGTCTCCGAAAAATTTCTCCGAAAGATGTTTCACCAGGTCATGAATGGATTGCGGGAAGTTCATACCCACAAGCTGTTGCATCTGGATATTAAACCCGCGAATATTTATTTACGTGCCGACGGAACCCCGATTTTGCTGGATTTTGGTGCCTCCCGTCAAACACTACGCACCGATGCTCCAAAGTTGTATCCCATGTATACGCCGGGTTTTGCCCCCGCGGAGCTGTACGAGAAAAATGCAGAGTTAGGACCGTGGACTGATATTTATAGTATCGGTGCTTCCATGTTTGCGTGCATGACCGGGACGCCTCCGCAACCCGTCGATCAGCGCAAGCTCGATGATAAAATGGAAGAGCATTTTCGGAAGTTAGAGGGAGTTTATAGTTCCAGATTAATTCAGGTGGTGCGCTGGAGTCTGACGGTCGATCCATTGCAGCGACCGCAAAGCGTGTTTTCATTGCAGCGTGCATTGATGACACCGGACCCGAAAGAAGAAGTTTCGTTTATGGTAAAAGTGTCGCGCAAATTGCGGAACCTGTTTTATTCACGTATACAGTTTCGCCGTGCGTTGCCGGTAGCTGTGGATACCATTCAGGAAAACACGCGGTAA
- a CDS encoding glycosyltransferase codes for MKPEITVVIPVYNEESGLAQLFERLYPALDALGTSYEIVFVNDGSRDTSAAVLAEQFRLRPDVTRIVLFNGNFGQHMAILAGFENSRGQIIITLDADLQNPPEEIGNLVAKMREGYDYVGSIRRQRQDSVWRTIASKAMNRLREKITHIKMTDQGNMLRAYGRNVVDLINQCKEVNTFVPALAYTFARKQTEITVEHEERSAGESKYSLYSLIRLNFDLITGFSLIPLQLFSLVGIILAFGSAALFILILIRRFLFGAEVQGVFTLFAINFFLMGMVLFGIGLVGEYVGRIYQQVRARPRYVVQAILERSSADDRNAS; via the coding sequence ATGAAACCAGAAATCACCGTTGTTATCCCGGTTTATAACGAGGAATCCGGCCTTGCCCAGCTATTCGAACGCCTTTATCCGGCGCTTGATGCACTCGGTACATCTTACGAAATCGTTTTCGTCAACGATGGCAGCCGCGATACGTCTGCGGCCGTTTTAGCGGAACAGTTTCGGCTGCGCCCCGATGTCACCCGTATCGTGCTTTTTAACGGCAATTTCGGTCAGCACATGGCAATTTTGGCTGGTTTTGAAAACAGTCGTGGCCAAATCATTATTACGCTGGATGCAGATCTGCAAAACCCTCCCGAAGAAATCGGCAATCTGGTCGCCAAGATGCGTGAAGGTTACGACTACGTCGGTTCGATCCGACGGCAGCGCCAGGACTCGGTGTGGCGGACGATCGCTTCCAAAGCAATGAATCGGCTGCGAGAGAAAATCACGCACATAAAAATGACGGATCAAGGCAATATGCTGCGCGCATATGGCCGCAACGTAGTGGATCTAATCAATCAATGCAAAGAAGTCAACACTTTTGTCCCGGCGCTGGCATACACCTTTGCGCGTAAACAGACCGAAATTACCGTTGAACATGAAGAACGCTCGGCTGGCGAATCAAAATATTCTCTCTACAGCCTGATACGGTTAAATTTCGATCTGATTACCGGGTTCTCGCTGATTCCCCTGCAGTTGTTTTCGTTAGTCGGCATCATTTTGGCTTTCGGTTCTGCTGCGTTGTTCATCTTGATACTCATTCGCCGGTTCCTGTTTGGCGCAGAGGTTCAAGGTGTCTTTACCCTATTCGCGATTAACTTTTTCTTGATGGGGATGGTGTTGTTCGGCATCGGCCTGGTCGGTGAATATGTTGGGCGGATATATCAGCAGGTGCGTGCGCGTCCAAGGTATGTTGTTCAAGCGATACTAGAGCGCTCCAGCGCCGATGACAGGAACGCCTCATGA
- a CDS encoding DegT/DnrJ/EryC1/StrS aminotransferase family protein, translating into MSQLPFLPFSKPTIDEDTIAAVGDVLRSGWITSGPKVQAFESQLSAYFGGRPVRTFNSGTCTMEIALRIAGIGPGDEVITTPISWVATANVIIETGATPIFADIDPLTHNIDLDKLEAAITPRTKAIIPVYLAGLPVDMDRLYAIAKKYNLRVVEDAAQALGSSWKGQKIGAFGDFVSFSFQANKNITSSEGGCLVLNNAEEALLAEKYRLQGVSRRGFDGIDVDVLGGKFNMTDIAAAIGLGQFAHIEAITAHRRALAQHYFACFGDDFTEKYGAELPIPDFENSNWHLFQLILPERLDGKPARATFMEQMQALGVGVGYHYAPIHLFTMYRQRGFKEGMFPVSERVGRLIVTLPMFNAMKTSDVERAVDAVKSVLK; encoded by the coding sequence ATGAGTCAACTACCATTTCTTCCTTTCTCCAAGCCTACGATCGACGAGGACACGATAGCCGCCGTCGGCGACGTATTGCGTTCCGGTTGGATTACCAGCGGTCCTAAAGTCCAGGCCTTCGAAAGCCAGTTATCGGCATATTTCGGCGGCCGTCCGGTGCGAACCTTTAACTCTGGCACCTGCACAATGGAAATTGCGCTTCGCATCGCTGGCATAGGACCCGGCGACGAGGTAATTACCACCCCCATTTCCTGGGTGGCGACGGCCAATGTCATTATCGAGACCGGAGCGACCCCAATATTCGCGGATATTGATCCCCTCACCCATAATATCGATCTGGATAAGCTGGAAGCCGCTATTACGCCACGCACCAAAGCTATTATTCCTGTCTATCTGGCGGGTCTCCCCGTGGACATGGACCGTTTGTACGCGATTGCAAAAAAATACAATCTACGAGTAGTGGAAGACGCCGCGCAAGCGCTCGGCTCCTCTTGGAAGGGTCAGAAAATTGGGGCTTTTGGTGATTTTGTTTCATTTAGCTTTCAGGCCAATAAAAATATCACCTCATCCGAAGGCGGCTGCCTCGTCTTAAACAACGCTGAGGAAGCATTGTTAGCGGAAAAGTATCGCCTTCAAGGCGTATCGCGCCGGGGTTTCGACGGAATCGATGTAGATGTTCTGGGCGGAAAATTCAATATGACCGATATCGCCGCAGCGATTGGCCTTGGCCAGTTTGCGCATATTGAGGCGATCACCGCGCACCGGCGCGCGTTAGCGCAGCACTATTTTGCCTGTTTCGGAGATGACTTTACCGAAAAATACGGTGCGGAATTGCCGATTCCCGATTTCGAAAACAGTAACTGGCATTTGTTCCAGCTCATATTGCCGGAACGCTTGGATGGCAAACCGGCACGTGCCACCTTCATGGAGCAAATGCAGGCCCTTGGCGTCGGTGTTGGCTATCACTATGCACCGATCCATTTATTTACCATGTACCGTCAACGCGGCTTCAAAGAAGGTATGTTTCCGGTCTCGGAACGCGTCGGTCGCCTGATCGTTACATTGCCAATGTTCAATGCCATGAAAACCAGTGATGTCGAACGTGCGGTGGACGCGGTAAAATCGGTGCTTAAATAA
- a CDS encoding EamA family transporter gives MTITTFGFILTGVFLNALAQLLLKAGTNAVGAIHLTSQNWFPTGIKLITQLPILGGLTCYVISVGVWIIGLSRVDVTIAYPMLSLGYVVSAIGAWYFLGEVISAQRIMGIGVIIIGVVLLTRS, from the coding sequence ATGACAATTACAACCTTTGGCTTTATTTTGACCGGTGTATTCCTCAACGCGTTGGCGCAGCTCTTGCTCAAAGCGGGGACAAACGCGGTCGGTGCAATTCACTTGACCAGCCAGAACTGGTTTCCTACAGGCATCAAATTAATTACTCAACTCCCTATATTAGGTGGTTTAACCTGCTATGTTATTTCCGTCGGGGTCTGGATCATCGGCCTATCACGCGTGGACGTTACTATTGCGTATCCCATGCTTTCGCTCGGTTATGTCGTTAGCGCCATCGGCGCGTGGTACTTTTTGGGGGAAGTTATTTCGGCGCAACGAATAATGGGAATCGGCGTCATTATCATTGGCGTAGTGTTACTTACGCGTAGTTAA
- a CDS encoding YicC/YloC family endoribonuclease → MTGYAVNTFQSAAGTITIELKSVNSRFLDLQFRINDDLRALEPALREAIMAGISRGKVECRLSFGRKAGNDSSQSLNTTVLASLAELQNAVQKQFGEASPLTVGELLRWPGVIEETVVSQDTLQNDVQTTMAATLTAFVESRAREGAALTATIIARIDAMEVIVQQITPLVPQVIAQFQQKAIARMQEALGLAQPDPSASVPTSALSRDEAMDRIRQEVTLYGIRIDIAEELSRLGAHLTETRHILKKGGQVGKRLDFMMQELNREANTVGSKAAIKELADASMALKLLIDQMREQVQNLE, encoded by the coding sequence ATGACCGGCTACGCCGTCAATACATTTCAAAGTGCTGCCGGCACGATCACAATTGAACTGAAAAGCGTCAATTCACGATTTTTAGATTTGCAGTTTCGTATTAATGACGATCTGAGAGCCTTGGAACCGGCATTACGCGAAGCCATCATGGCGGGTATCAGCCGCGGCAAAGTCGAGTGCCGCCTGAGTTTTGGTCGTAAAGCGGGCAATGACAGCAGTCAGTCCTTGAATACGACCGTGTTAGCATCCTTAGCTGAACTACAAAATGCCGTACAGAAACAATTTGGCGAAGCAAGTCCGCTTACCGTGGGTGAGTTGTTGCGCTGGCCTGGCGTTATAGAAGAAACCGTGGTCAGTCAAGATACGCTGCAGAACGACGTGCAAACCACCATGGCCGCCACGCTTACGGCTTTCGTGGAGTCGCGCGCGCGCGAGGGCGCGGCCCTGACTGCGACGATTATTGCGCGTATTGATGCAATGGAAGTCATCGTCCAGCAAATCACGCCATTGGTGCCGCAAGTTATTGCGCAATTCCAGCAAAAAGCGATCGCGAGGATGCAAGAGGCGCTGGGGCTCGCGCAACCGGATCCCAGTGCCAGCGTCCCCACTTCTGCATTATCGCGGGACGAAGCAATGGACCGAATTCGCCAGGAAGTCACGCTGTATGGCATCCGGATAGATATTGCGGAAGAACTGTCTCGACTCGGGGCCCATTTAACAGAAACCCGCCACATCTTGAAAAAAGGTGGCCAGGTTGGCAAACGCCTCGACTTCATGATGCAAGAACTGAATCGCGAAGCGAACACGGTCGGCTCAAAGGCTGCAATCAAGGAGTTGGCCGATGCATCCATGGCGCTTAAGTTATTGATAGATCAAATGCGCGAGCAAGTGCAAAACCTGGAATAA
- a CDS encoding homoserine dehydrogenase, which produces MKSIKVGLLGIGTVGSGTFNVLKRNQQEIAARAGRAIEITMVADLNTERARELTNGEVEVVSDANLVINNPEIDIVIELIGGYGIAKDLVLKAIANGKHVITANKALIATHGNEIFKAAQEKGVIVAFEAAVAGGIPIIKALREGLTANRIEWIAGIINGTTNFILSEMRDKGLDFEVVLKEAQRLGYAEADPTFDIEGVDAAHKLTIMAAIAFGIPVQFNKAHVEGITKLQATDIRYAEQLGYRIKLLGITKRTSAGIELRVHPTLVPASRLIANVEGAMNAVLVRGDAVGETLYYGKGAGAEPTASAVIADLVDITRLATADPEHRVPHLAFQPDAMTDIAILPMAEITTSYYLRMRVTDQTGVLADVTRILADSLISISAMLQKEPAEGETRTDIIMLTHQTQEKNVEAAIAKIEALETVVGTVTKIRLEELT; this is translated from the coding sequence ATGAAATCCATCAAAGTAGGTTTACTCGGCATCGGCACAGTCGGTTCCGGCACGTTCAACGTTTTGAAACGCAATCAGCAGGAAATCGCGGCACGTGCTGGTCGTGCTATTGAAATTACGATGGTGGCTGATCTCAATACAGAGCGCGCAAGAGAGTTGACCAATGGCGAAGTGGAAGTCGTCAGCGACGCCAACCTGGTGATCAATAATCCCGAAATCGATATCGTTATTGAACTGATCGGTGGATACGGCATTGCGAAAGACCTCGTCCTGAAGGCGATCGCCAATGGCAAACATGTGATTACGGCAAACAAAGCGTTAATCGCCACGCATGGCAACGAAATCTTTAAAGCAGCGCAGGAAAAAGGCGTCATCGTTGCCTTTGAGGCGGCGGTTGCTGGCGGTATTCCTATTATCAAGGCGCTACGTGAAGGTCTGACGGCCAATCGCATTGAATGGATCGCTGGGATCATCAACGGCACCACCAATTTTATCTTGTCGGAAATGCGCGACAAGGGGCTGGATTTCGAAGTCGTTTTAAAAGAAGCGCAACGCCTCGGCTATGCGGAAGCGGACCCAACTTTTGATATCGAAGGCGTCGATGCCGCCCACAAGCTGACGATCATGGCCGCAATTGCGTTCGGTATTCCGGTGCAATTTAACAAGGCGCATGTTGAAGGGATCACGAAATTGCAGGCGACGGATATTCGCTACGCCGAGCAACTCGGTTACCGCATCAAGCTACTCGGGATCACCAAGCGTACTTCAGCCGGTATCGAACTGCGTGTACATCCTACTTTAGTTCCAGCTAGCCGCTTGATTGCAAACGTTGAAGGCGCTATGAACGCGGTTCTGGTGCGTGGCGACGCGGTCGGCGAAACACTATATTACGGTAAGGGAGCTGGTGCTGAGCCGACTGCCTCCGCAGTGATCGCAGATTTGGTTGATATCACACGACTGGCAACGGCTGACCCTGAACATCGGGTTCCGCATCTGGCCTTTCAACCGGATGCAATGACTGATATCGCCATTTTACCAATGGCTGAAATCACCACCAGTTACTACCTGCGGATGCGTGTAACAGATCAGACTGGCGTGCTCGCCGATGTCACGCGCATTTTGGCCGATTCGCTGATTTCTATCAGTGCGATGCTACAGAAAGAACCAGCTGAAGGCGAAACCCGTACGGATATCATCATGCTGACCCATCAAACCCAAGAGAAAAATGTAGAAGCTGCGATTGCAAAAATCGAAGCGCTGGAAACAGTGGTTGGCACAGTCACCAAAATTCGTCTCGAAGAATTGACTTAA